One segment of Panicum virgatum strain AP13 chromosome 3K, P.virgatum_v5, whole genome shotgun sequence DNA contains the following:
- the LOC120701458 gene encoding cation/H(+) antiporter 19-like — protein sequence MADETAGALKPMKATSDGVFQGENPLNSALPLAILQICIVIVLTRVLAFMLRPLRQPRVIAEIIGGILLGPSALGRSTVFLNTVFPKHSLTVLDTLANIGLLYFLFLVGLELDLRAIRRTGTSALVIAVAGISLPFIMGIGTSYVLQQTVARGVPTGPFLVFMGVALSITAFPVLARILAELKLLTTDLGRMAMSAAAVNDVVAWILLALAIALSGSGSPLVSLWVLLTGAGFVLAAFVFLRPVLNWMARRSPEGEPVKELYICATLAIVLAAGFATDTIGIHALFGAFIVGIIVPKEGPFAGVLLEKVEDLISGLFLPLYFVSSGLKTNVMTIKGRESWALLVLVVGTACIGKIGGTLIASLVVRVPFREAITLGFLMNTKGLVELIVLNIGKDRHVLNDETFAILVLMALITTFITTPVVMAIYKPAWRGPPYKNRAVERANSNDEFRMMACFHSTRNIPTIINLMESSRGKRKRGITVYAMHLVELSERSSAISMVHKARRNGMPFWNRRCNGDGDVDQLVIAFETYQQLSRVSIRAMTAISDLHTIHEDIVTSAHQKRAALIVLPFHKLHQMDGHMESLGDQYQHINQRVLHHAPCSVGILVDRGLGGAAQVAASDVSYTIVVIFFGGRDDREALAYGMRMVEHPGIALHVLRFSPQTDAGDRATDNAFLEDFRTNVANGNESVQYKEKQVGGKAEVIEAFKEAGRCNLFLVGQGAPCTPLADRSTDDCPELGPVGSYLALPEFSTVASVLVMKQYDPTAKHYDLVEEVAEIAVDVDTPGPSNRGTDTSFRAG from the exons ATGGCCGACGAGACCGCCGGGGCCCTGAAGCCCATGAAGGCAACGTCGGACGGCGTTTTCCAGGGAGAGAACCCGCTGAACTCGGCGCTTCCGCTCGCCATCCTGCAGATATGCATTGTCATCGTGCTCACCCGCGTGCTCGCCTTCATGCTCCGTCCGCTTCGGCAACCGCGCGTTATTGCCGAGATCATC GGTGGCATTCTACTTGGCCCGTCCGCGCTGGGCCGCAGCACGGTGTTCCTGAACACGGTGTTCCCCAAGCACAGCCTGACGGTGCTCGACACCCTCGCCAACATCGGTCTCCTCTACTTCCTCTTCCTCGTCGGCCTGGAGCTCGACCTCCGCGCCATCCGCCGCACCGGGACGTCGGCCCTcgtcatcgccgtcgccgggatCTCCCTGCCTTTCATCATGGGCATCGGCACCTCCTACGTCCTCCAGCAAACCGTCGCTCGCGGCGTCCCCACGGGGCCGTTCCTCGTCTTCATGGGCGTCGCGCTTTCCATCACAGCGTTCCCCGTGCTGGCGCGCATTCTCGCCGAGCTCAAGCTACTCACCACCGACCTTGGCCGCATGGCCATGTCGGCCGCTGCCGTCAACGACGTCGTCGCGTGGATACTTCTGGCCCTCGCCATTGCCTTGTCCGGCAGCGGCTCGCCACTTGTCTCCTTATGGGTGCTGCTGACGGGGGCCGGCTTCGTCCTCGCGGCCTTCGTCTTCCTCCGGCCTGTTCTCAATTGGATGGCACGGCGATCCCCCGAGGGAGAGCCGGTGAAGGAGCTCTACATCTGTGCGACTCTGGCCATCGTGCTTGCTGCCGGGTTCGCCACGGACACCATTGGCATCCACGCGCTCTTCGGCGCGTTCATTGTCGGCATCATCGTGCCCAAGGAAGGGCCCTTCGCCGGGGTCCTCCTGGAGAAGGTGGAGGACCTCATCTCTGGCCTGTTCCTGCCGCTCTACTTCGTGTCCAGCGGCCTCAAGACGAACGTAATGACAATCAAGGGCCGCGAGTCGTGGGCACTCCTCGTGCTCGTCGTCGGGACCGCGTGCATCGGCAAGATCGGCGGCACGCTGATTGCGTCGCTGGTCGTGCGCGTGCCGTTCCGTGAGGCGATCACGCTCGGGTTCCTTATGAACACCAAGGGGCTGGTAGAGCTCATCGTCCTCAACATCGGCAAAGACCGGCATGTCCTCAATGACGAGACCTTCGCCATCCTCGTGCTCATGGCGCTCATCACAACCTTCATCACAACGCCGGTGGTCATGGCCATCTACAAGCCGGCGTGGCGGGGCCCGCCGTACAAGAACCGAGCCGTTGAGCGTGCGAACTCCAACGACGAATTCCGGATGATGGCGTGCTTCCACAGCACGCGCAACATCCCCACCATCATCAACCTGATGGAGTCGTCGCGCGGCAAACGAAAGCGTGGCATCACCGTCTACGCCATGCACCTCGTGGAGCTCTCCGAGCGGTCGTCCGCTATCTCCATGGTGCACAAAGCGCGGCGCAACGGCATGCCGTTCTGGAACAGGCGGTGCAACGGCGATGGGGACGTCGACCAGCTCGTCATCGCCTTCGAGACGTACCAGCAGCTAAGCCGCGTGTCGATCCGTGCCATGACGGCCATCTCCGACCTGCACACCATCCACGAGGACATCGTCACCAGCGCGCACCAGAAGCGAGCCGCGCTCATCGTGCTCCCCTTCCACAAGCTCCACCAGATGGACGGCCACATGGAGTCACTGGGCGACCAGTACCAGCACATCAACCAGCGCGTGCTCCACCACGCGCCATGCTCCGTCGGCATCCTCGTCGACCGtggcctcggcggcgccgctcaGGTGGCTGCCAGCGACGTGTCCTACACTATCGTCGTCATCTTCTTCGGAGGCCGCGATGACCGCGAGGCCCTGGCCTACGGCATGCGCATGGTCGAGCACCCAGGCATCGCACTCCACGTGCTACGCTTCTCGCCGCAGACCGACGCCGGGGACCGCGCCACCGACAACGCGTTCCTTGAAGACTTCCGGACCAATGTGGCCAACGGGAACGAGTCCGTACAGTACAAGGAGAAACAAGTGGGAGGGAAGGCGGAGGTCATCGAGGCCTTCAAGGAAGCAGGGCGGTGCAACCTGTTCCTGGTCGGGCAGGGCGCACCGTGCAC